From the Kallotenue papyrolyticum genome, the window CTATCAGGACGCTTGGAGAGACACACGCAGCCTACGCAAACAGTAAGGCAATTACTGTTACACTCTTAGCACAGGCGGTGCTTGTAGGTGATCCGCTCCGTTATGGATTGTTTTGGGCACACACGTGGGTCCCGCTCAGTCTCAGCCTGATCATGCTTATAGGATTAGCACATGCATTGTGGCTGTGGAGGGAGCAGGAAGCTCTGTACCATGGCATGCAAGTAATGCTTCCATTGGTGGCTTTTTTTGTAGTAGCCACTCCGATACTGCATATTACGTTGCCTGAATTTGAGTGGAGGCAGTTTCTAGTTCTTGTGCCATCATTCTATGTCTTATTGGCGATTGGATTCGCTCAGATTTGGCAACAACGAAGGATGGGTAAGGTCATCACAATTGCTGTATGTGTACTTGCCATCGGCGCAAGTGCACGGAGCCTACAGCAGTATTGGAACATAACAAAAAGCCCCGAAGGATTGGCAGCTCTTTTTGTGCGCGATCATCAAGAAGAGAATGATGCAATAGTAAGTTTGCATTACTCAGTGGACGCAGCACTGAGTTTCTATCTACCCAATAAAGAAGTATTTGCGAAACCAGACATCAATGGACAAGAGATAAGGTTTGCGCGCTCATCATCAATTTTACCAGAGGTACAGGATAAGATTGTGTATGATGCAACTGCTGTAACGATACGTCGATATCCGCGTGTATGGATTATTTTTCATGCACCAACAAACACAGACATGGTGAATGTGCTAACTGAGGATTGTATGATAGTAAATGCACAAGAATTTTCGCCATTTCGTGTATTGATTGTAGATCAATGTCGGTAACAAAAGGTTATGTCTCTGAGTTGCATTCACAAGCGTTGGAGAAATAGCGATGTATGTCTGTTGAATAACCGTGGTTTTGGTTCCTAATAGGATTGTTGGTCGTATATGTCTTGTTTGGTTTCTATGCCCATCTCTCGAATAATTCAACTCGAGCTATGTAGCTATAAAGATGGCGTATGAAGCGCCTCCATGATAAAGGGATAGGCCGTCAGGGAGTGCAGCATGGTGACGTCCCAACCTTGGACGATGTCAATGACCAAGGCTTGGAGTGCGGTCAGATCCGGAAAGCATGTCCAGGCTCATGCATCGTTGAGCGCCTGCTAGACCCGCTCGGCTGGGTTGACCTCCGGCGCGCAGGGCGGTTGGAAGCCCAGGATCACCTGCGGCGGGCTCGGCAGGTCGTGGGCGGTATGACAGCGACTGTTCTCCACCAGCAACACCTTGCGCGTGTGGGGCCGTGCTCGCGCGAACTCGTCCAGAAAGAGCTGGAACAACATGCGGTTCAGCGTGGGCACGCCTAGAAAGGCGCCATGGGCGCGGCGCGATGACCCCGGAGAGGGAGCAGTTCTTGAACCGGTGTGGGTAGCTGCCGACCGGTTTCGTGCCACAGGCGGTGACGGGCCGGTGCCGGATCGTCTGCAAGCCGATGCGGCTTTCGTCCAAGGCCCAGACCTCACCTAGACGCTGGGGCGTGGCCGGCAGCACGGCCTGGAGGCGCTTCGTCCACTCCTCCTGAGGCGATGGCATGGGCGTTTTTATATGGTTGGGGCGGGCACTTTCCGCTTGGCGCGCAGCTTGTAGTGTCCCAGCGGGGGGACGGCGTTATAAGAGAGCTGCACGCCGAGGGTAGTCGCGATCCAGTGTGGTACGGCTCCATAGGAGGCAAAGCCCTGCGGGTGCGGTAGCGTCTGCGGCAACTGGGCGAGTTGCGGTTGATTCTCTACTGCCTTCCGCTGGGTTTGGCCGTTCTATCAGGGTGGTGGTGTAGCGGGCTGCGGTGGTGCAAGGCTGGGTTGCAACCGATCGACGGCCAGCGCGTTACGCATCGGCTTGGCTGTGCGTTATACTCTACAACCATTTTTTATAGTTAATGAGGACCAGGAAGGGGGGAAGATGCGTTTTGTGCTGCGCGGCTGTGGATCGGTTTTGCTCCTCATCGGGCTCCTAACGATCGCTGAGCCGGCCGCAAAAGCCTATAGAGTGGTCGTGCCCGCTGCCGTGGCCCTACCTGTCAGCGTGGCGCGGCCGGCTGGCGAGTCTGACCCGCTCGCCGAAGAAGATGCCGGTGAAGCGACCACCGCTTCACCAACGGCGAACCCGGCAAGCGTCAGTGCCATCGCTGCCAGAGTCGAAACCGAGCCGGTGCATACCAGTGGCGATGCCGCCGATGATGCTGCCGTCTGGATCCACCCCACCGACCCTTCTCTGAGCCTGATTATTGGCACTGACAAGCTCAGCGGCCTATCGCTATACGATCTCAATGGTCGCGAGCTCCAGTATCGCGCCGATGGCCGCATGAATAACATCGATCTGCGCTACAACGTTCCACTTGCGGGTGAAGCTGCTACCATCCTTGTTACCAGCAACCGTTCCAAGGGCGGTCTGTCGCTCTATCGCATGAATGAGGCTACTCGTCAGCTCGAAAGTATTGGCGCTCGCACGCTCTACCCCGCTTTTTCGCCCTATGGTGTCTGTATGTACCGCAGCCTGCGCAGCAATGCCACGTATGTCTTTGCAACATCGGGCATGGGCGAGATTGAGCAGTGGCAACTCTTCGATAACGGCAACGGCAAGATCGATGGCCGACGGGTGCGTCAATGGTCCGTTGGTTCGAAGAGCGAAGGATGCGTTGCAGATGACCAGCTAGGTGTTCTCTACGTCGCCGAAGAAAGGGTTGGTATCTGGAAGTATAGCGCCGAGCCAGACGCCGGTAATGTGCGGACGCAGGTTGATCAGGTAGGCAGTCTCGGCCATCTGACAGCCGATATCGAGGGCCTCACCCTCTACTACGCCGCCGACGGTACCGGCTATCTGATTGCCTCCAGTCAGGGCGATGACAGCTTTGCCGTTTATGGACGCGAGGGCGCCAATGTCTACCTCGGTAGCTTCGTTGTTCACGCCGGCAACGGCATCGACGGTATAACGCATACCGACGGGATTGATGTCAACAATAGCGCCCTGGGGGCTTCCTTCCCAGGCGGCCTGTTTGTGGTGCAGGACAGTTCCAACGACGGACAACATCAGAACTTCAAGTTGGTTGACTGGCGAGATATTGCCGCTGTACTCGGCCTGCGCGTTGACACCGGCTGGGAACCGCGCGCGGTGGGTCGCCACACACCAAGGCCCACCCCTACCGTTACCCCATCGCCTGGTGCACTACCGACCTCTGGGCCGACGGCTACACCCACGTCCTCCAGCGCAAGCCGGCTCAGCATTCCGATCGAGGCCGATGCACGGGTTGAAGAAGGCCATCCAACCACTAATTTCGGTGCCTCGACAACGTTGCGTGTCGATGGTGGCAGTGATCCGGACGTTGAAAGCTACCTGCGTGTCACCGTATCCGGTATCACCGGTGAGATCCAATCCGCCAAGCTACGGCTCTATCCAACCAGCAGTTCGGCTGCAGGCTTGACCTTGTCCACCACGCACAACAATTGGCTGGAAAGCGCCATCACCTGGAGTAATCGTCCGGCGCGCGCCAGCACGATCGCTACAATCAACCGCGCCAGCAGTGGTACATGGCTCGAGTTCGATGTCTCTGCCCAGGTGCACACCGATGGCACCTACAGTTTTGTCGTCTCAACGACCAGTCCAGATGGCTTTTCCCTGGGCTCGCGTGAAAGCCCGAACCGTCCTGAACTCGTGTTGACCCTGAGCACA encodes:
- a CDS encoding glycosyltransferase family 39 protein, producing MQDLGNRKRSLVQKSLNQPYFIATLLFVSALTIRLYRLTANPLWLDELYGYQLSQLGVGAIFRNTLYVPHPPLYYLLLHVTSGWGAFHDEWAWRWFSAIIGAASVPLLYYLAKSLSTKSAAFLSSLLLMVSPTHIYYSQEARPYAFLICLAIITSLLVIKIRKQPKKRELWIGFTALSLWGILSGYSFIMVVGTQLLYFAIVVRNWRYLFMCGGTIILCCLLLAGPAIRTLGETHAAYANSKAITVTLLAQAVLVGDPLRYGLFWAHTWVPLSLSLIMLIGLAHALWLWREQEALYHGMQVMLPLVAFFVVATPILHITLPEFEWRQFLVLVPSFYVLLAIGFAQIWQQRRMGKVITIAVCVLAIGASARSLQQYWNITKSPEGLAALFVRDHQEENDAIVSLHYSVDAALSFYLPNKEVFAKPDINGQEIRFARSSSILPEVQDKIVYDATAVTIRRYPRVWIIFHAPTNTDMVNVLTEDCMIVNAQEFSPFRVLIVDQCR
- a CDS encoding phytase, which translates into the protein MRFVLRGCGSVLLLIGLLTIAEPAAKAYRVVVPAAVALPVSVARPAGESDPLAEEDAGEATTASPTANPASVSAIAARVETEPVHTSGDAADDAAVWIHPTDPSLSLIIGTDKLSGLSLYDLNGRELQYRADGRMNNIDLRYNVPLAGEAATILVTSNRSKGGLSLYRMNEATRQLESIGARTLYPAFSPYGVCMYRSLRSNATYVFATSGMGEIEQWQLFDNGNGKIDGRRVRQWSVGSKSEGCVADDQLGVLYVAEERVGIWKYSAEPDAGNVRTQVDQVGSLGHLTADIEGLTLYYAADGTGYLIASSQGDDSFAVYGREGANVYLGSFVVHAGNGIDGITHTDGIDVNNSALGASFPGGLFVVQDSSNDGQHQNFKLVDWRDIAAVLGLRVDTGWEPRAVGRHTPRPTPTVTPSPGALPTSGPTATPTSSSASRLSIPIEADARVEEGHPTTNFGASTTLRVDGGSDPDVESYLRVTVSGITGEIQSAKLRLYPTSSSAAGLTLSTTHNNWLESAITWSNRPARASTIATINRASSGTWLEFDVSAQVHTDGTYSFVVSTTSPDGFSLGSRESPNRPELVLTLSTPTTATPTATPTSLPAPSPTASPTPTPTSRSSAIPLTWRFEAEDYRGYYDTTAGNSGGAYRNDDVDIQRTQDSGGGYNVGWIARGEWLAYDINLPSDAQYRITLRVATPYTDRRLRVEVDGVNLSGTVTLPATGSYQTWTDVTLAAMHLQAGWHRVRIVAETSSFNINYIVVGSP